The Haloplanus salinarum genome includes a region encoding these proteins:
- a CDS encoding long-chain fatty acid--CoA ligase, which produces MRVLGDLVGRDRRSERIALRVVTRDRAVSYRDFCTTAWKAGHALSHLGVHEGARVALAPDPAPQVVETLFGAASLGAPVAFDVDADARVVMGHVDREAELDGGERKVCVYGGAPAAATATHWEGVVWSENPAMPPGERSPDDPALLDGERAWSHRELLRRAEDVVDAAGLDAGTAVALRASLADPRAVVAGVLAPLLAGGTVVLPGAEAAGPVAVSDDPVPEERRIALGSV; this is translated from the coding sequence ATGCGCGTCCTCGGGGATCTAGTCGGCCGTGACCGGCGAAGCGAACGGATCGCGTTGCGGGTCGTGACCCGCGACCGAGCGGTCAGCTACCGCGATTTCTGTACGACGGCCTGGAAGGCCGGCCACGCGCTCAGCCACCTGGGCGTCCACGAGGGGGCGCGGGTCGCACTCGCGCCCGACCCGGCACCACAGGTCGTCGAGACGCTGTTCGGTGCGGCGTCGCTCGGCGCCCCCGTCGCGTTCGACGTCGACGCCGACGCGCGGGTCGTGATGGGACACGTCGACCGGGAGGCCGAACTCGACGGCGGCGAGCGGAAGGTCTGCGTCTACGGCGGGGCGCCGGCGGCGGCGACGGCGACCCACTGGGAAGGGGTGGTCTGGAGCGAGAACCCCGCGATGCCCCCCGGCGAGCGCTCGCCGGACGACCCGGCCCTGCTCGACGGGGAGCGGGCGTGGTCACACCGCGAGCTGTTGAGGCGGGCCGAGGACGTCGTCGACGCGGCGGGACTGGACGCCGGGACGGCCGTCGCGCTCCGGGCGTCGCTCGCCGACCCGCGGGCGGTGGTCGCGGGGGTGCTCGCCCCGCTGCTCGCGGGCGGAACGGTCGTCCTGCCCGGCGCCGAGGCGGCGGGACCGGTCGCGGTGAGTGACGATCCGGTTCCCGAGGAGCGTCGGATCGCTCTCGGTTCGGTGTGA
- a CDS encoding short-chain fatty acid transporter, with amino-acid sequence MSTRQRVQSFGRSMADWSERWIPSPFLFAVILTLIAYVAAIAFTPDGPYQNIQNWYDGFWTLLTFAMQMVLILVTGYAVADSDFVSSYLDRLAAVPDTNTQAAALVAAVALIFGYFHWGIGLIVGAIFAIFVARAGHERGKTFHYPILCAAGYTSQTIWHVGPSTSAGLLSATEDHPFQDIIGIVPLNESVFTIYAFGIAVLVFVTVIPVLAFLAPDEEDATGIEEYAPELLRGDDPEEAVSDSDDGATVTANTPRSPADRLNDSRAVAYLIGIGMMVYVINYFVNAGGIGEALDLNVFNFTFIALGLFLHKTPAAYMETIRDATEGAAGIILQFPFYAGILGIISNSGLSDLIAEGLLAVATPQTFPVIAWLLGGLMNLFVPSGGGEWGIIGGVVGSAAVELGVPPGKAIVAYGVGDMWTNMFQPFWAIPLLGLTQVRARDILGYTIVVMLVLFPVFAVGLYFLPY; translated from the coding sequence ATGTCAACACGACAGCGCGTACAATCGTTCGGTCGATCGATGGCGGACTGGTCGGAGAGGTGGATCCCGAGTCCGTTCCTGTTCGCGGTGATCCTGACGCTGATCGCGTACGTAGCCGCAATCGCGTTTACACCCGACGGTCCCTACCAGAACATCCAGAATTGGTACGACGGCTTCTGGACCCTGTTGACCTTCGCGATGCAGATGGTGTTGATTCTGGTCACGGGGTACGCTGTCGCCGACTCGGATTTCGTCAGTAGCTATCTGGATCGCCTCGCCGCAGTCCCGGACACGAACACCCAGGCGGCAGCCCTCGTGGCAGCCGTCGCGTTGATCTTCGGCTACTTCCACTGGGGCATCGGCCTCATCGTGGGGGCAATCTTCGCCATCTTCGTGGCACGGGCGGGCCACGAGCGGGGGAAGACGTTCCACTATCCCATCCTCTGTGCCGCGGGCTACACGAGCCAGACCATCTGGCACGTCGGCCCGTCGACGAGTGCGGGGCTGTTGTCGGCGACGGAGGATCACCCCTTCCAGGACATCATCGGCATCGTCCCGCTCAACGAGAGTGTGTTCACGATTTACGCGTTCGGCATCGCCGTCTTGGTGTTCGTGACAGTCATCCCAGTGCTGGCGTTTCTCGCACCCGACGAGGAGGACGCGACGGGTATCGAGGAGTACGCACCGGAACTCCTCCGCGGCGACGACCCCGAGGAGGCCGTCTCGGACTCGGACGACGGGGCGACGGTCACGGCGAACACCCCCCGGTCTCCGGCGGACCGGCTCAACGACAGCCGGGCCGTCGCCTACCTCATCGGCATCGGGATGATGGTGTACGTCATCAACTACTTTGTCAACGCCGGCGGGATCGGCGAGGCGCTCGACCTCAACGTGTTCAACTTCACGTTCATCGCGCTGGGCCTGTTCCTGCACAAGACGCCGGCGGCGTACATGGAGACGATCCGTGACGCAACCGAGGGCGCGGCCGGGATCATCCTCCAGTTCCCCTTCTACGCCGGAATCCTGGGAATCATCAGCAACTCCGGGCTCTCGGATCTGATCGCCGAGGGACTGCTCGCTGTGGCGACGCCACAGACCTTCCCGGTGATCGCGTGGCTGCTCGGCGGATTGATGAACCTGTTCGTCCCGAGCGGCGGCGGGGAGTGGGGAATCATCGGCGGCGTCGTCGGAAGCGCGGCGGTCGAACTCGGCGTGCCGCCCGGCAAAGCCATCGTCGCCTACGGCGTCGGCGACATGTGGACGAACATGTTCCAGCCGTTCTGGGCCATCCCACTACTGGGACTGACGCAGGTCCGTGCTCGCGACATCCTCGGGTACACCATCGTCGTCATGCTGGTGTTGTTCCCGGTGTTCGCCGTGGGGCTCTATTTCCTGCCGTACTGA
- a CDS encoding GNAT family N-acetyltransferase produces the protein MYVRDAKNRDEAWLLDHIEEMALDDVAFRSRDYVIAVDEETNERAGFGRVRVHKTDDGDYCELTGVGVLPTWRDQGVGAHVVERLVETAAAEGFDIVYSVTDRPNYLVQFGFEPVESDALPERMRERVAEKRESVQPDAVATRLRVDAFEMPARLREAFKNASPHEAGAESSEADAEDFGIDPDSATYKYDTGR, from the coding sequence ATGTACGTCCGGGACGCCAAGAACCGAGACGAGGCCTGGTTGCTCGACCACATCGAGGAGATGGCCTTGGACGACGTCGCCTTCAGGTCCCGGGATTACGTCATCGCGGTCGACGAGGAGACGAACGAGCGGGCGGGGTTCGGCCGCGTCCGCGTCCACAAGACCGACGACGGCGACTACTGCGAGTTGACGGGTGTCGGCGTCCTGCCCACGTGGCGTGATCAGGGGGTGGGAGCACACGTCGTCGAGCGCCTGGTCGAGACGGCGGCCGCCGAGGGGTTCGACATCGTCTACTCGGTGACCGACCGGCCGAACTACCTGGTCCAGTTCGGGTTCGAACCCGTCGAGTCGGACGCCCTCCCGGAGCGGATGCGCGAGCGGGTGGCCGAGAAGCGGGAGTCGGTCCAACCCGACGCCGTCGCGACGCGCCTCCGCGTCGACGCCTTCGAGATGCCCGCGCGGTTGCGGGAGGCGTTCAAGAACGCAAGTCCCCACGAGGCGGGCGCCGAGTCGTCGGAGGCCGACGCCGAGGACTTCGGTATCGACCCGGACAGTGCGACGTACAAGTACGACACCGGCCGTTAG
- the cdd gene encoding cytidine deaminase, translating into MTDELVERARETLDAAYVPYSDYRVGAALRTADGTVFTGCNVENANYSNSLHAEEVALAEAVKRGHRAFDALAVASGARDGVTPCGMCRQTLAEFCDDDLPIRCDEGGDAVSEYTLGELLPATMGPETLESAERSHE; encoded by the coding sequence GTGACCGACGAACTCGTCGAACGCGCCCGCGAGACCCTCGACGCCGCGTACGTCCCCTACTCCGACTACCGTGTCGGCGCGGCGCTTCGAACCGCCGACGGCACCGTGTTCACCGGTTGCAACGTCGAGAACGCCAACTACAGCAACAGCCTCCACGCCGAGGAAGTCGCCCTGGCCGAAGCGGTCAAACGTGGCCACCGAGCGTTCGACGCGCTGGCGGTCGCCTCGGGTGCCCGCGACGGCGTGACCCCCTGCGGGATGTGTCGCCAGACGCTCGCGGAGTTCTGCGACGACGACCTGCCGATCCGCTGTGACGAGGGTGGGGACGCGGTCAGCGAGTATACCCTCGGCGAACTGCTGCCCGCGACCATGGGTCCCGAAACTCTCGAATCCGCCGAACGTAGTCACGAATAA
- a CDS encoding nucleoside phosphorylase: MADDTDRQYHLEVAPGDVADTVLLPGDPDRVDVVTDRWDEAETVATHREYRTATGAYDGEPVSVTSTGIGSPSAAIAVEELARVGAETFLRVGSCGAIHPEISVGDLVITTGAVRGEGTSEEYVRPDYPAVADHAVVSALVAAAERLGYDYHCGITLSTDSFYAGQARPGFEGFEAPGTDSLLDDLRTANVKNIEMEASAVLTLANLYGLRAGAVCTVFANRTTGEFRTEGEGRAAEVGSLAAALLHRMGERREASGADAWHADLSL, encoded by the coding sequence ATGGCAGACGACACCGACCGCCAGTACCACCTCGAAGTCGCGCCGGGAGACGTCGCCGACACGGTGTTGCTCCCCGGCGACCCCGACCGTGTCGACGTCGTGACCGACCGCTGGGACGAGGCCGAGACGGTCGCGACCCACCGGGAGTACCGCACCGCGACCGGAGCGTACGATGGCGAACCGGTCTCGGTCACCTCGACGGGCATCGGGAGCCCCTCCGCCGCCATCGCCGTCGAGGAACTCGCACGCGTCGGGGCGGAGACGTTCCTCCGGGTCGGATCCTGTGGCGCCATCCACCCCGAGATATCGGTCGGCGACCTGGTCATCACGACCGGCGCAGTGCGGGGCGAGGGGACGAGCGAGGAGTACGTCCGCCCGGACTACCCCGCCGTCGCGGACCACGCGGTCGTCTCGGCGCTGGTGGCGGCCGCCGAGCGACTCGGCTACGACTACCACTGCGGGATCACCCTGAGTACGGACAGCTTCTACGCCGGGCAGGCCCGTCCGGGGTTCGAGGGGTTCGAGGCCCCGGGGACCGACTCGTTGCTCGACGACCTTCGGACCGCGAACGTCAAGAACATCGAGATGGAGGCGAGCGCCGTGCTGACGCTCGCGAACCTCTACGGGCTCCGTGCGGGCGCGGTGTGTACCGTCTTCGCCAACCGAACGACGGGCGAGTTCCGGACCGAGGGAGAGGGTCGGGCCGCGGAGGTGGGCAGCCTCGCGGCCGCGCTCCTCCACCGGATGGGCGAGCGACGCGAGGCGTCGGGCGCCGACGCGTGGCACGCCGACCTCTCGCTGTAG
- a CDS encoding NAD(P)/FAD-dependent oxidoreductase produces the protein MTAQVVVLGSGYAGAGAVTSFEEAADDSAELTWISEHDYHLVLHEAHRVVRDTNVAPKISIPVDEIKPPETTFTQGRVTGIDVDEREIHLRDGKSVPYDYLLVALGSRTAFYGIEGLEEHAHTLKSLDDAREIHRDLADAAGEATRSDPAQVVVGGAGLSGIQTAGEVAAYRDDHRAPVDVTLVEGLDEVFPGNDPELQGALRKRLEAAGVDIMTGEFVSKVDADTIYVGGGEDEDPTELDYDVFVWTGGITGQAELEDAAVDKDDRSNRVYADRDFRTSDDRVFAIGDTALIEQGPEEFAPPTAQAAWQAAEVAGENLARAVEGRSLETWTYDDKGTLISVGDEAVAHGVDPLPIDTFGGVGAELLKKAVAARWIADVSSLGRAIDAWSDM, from the coding sequence ATGACCGCACAGGTCGTCGTACTCGGGTCCGGGTACGCCGGTGCCGGCGCCGTCACCAGTTTCGAGGAAGCGGCGGACGACAGCGCCGAACTCACCTGGATCTCCGAGCACGACTATCATCTCGTCCTTCACGAGGCCCACCGCGTCGTTCGGGACACGAACGTCGCCCCCAAGATATCGATCCCCGTCGACGAGATCAAACCCCCCGAGACGACGTTCACACAGGGCCGCGTCACGGGTATCGACGTCGACGAACGGGAGATCCACCTCCGCGACGGCAAGTCGGTCCCCTACGACTACCTGCTCGTCGCACTGGGGAGTCGCACCGCCTTCTACGGCATCGAGGGACTCGAAGAACACGCCCACACGCTCAAGAGCCTCGACGACGCCCGGGAGATCCACCGCGACCTGGCCGACGCGGCCGGGGAGGCCACGCGCTCCGACCCCGCACAGGTCGTCGTCGGCGGTGCCGGGCTCTCCGGTATCCAGACGGCCGGCGAAGTCGCCGCCTACCGGGACGACCACCGCGCGCCCGTCGACGTGACCCTCGTCGAGGGACTGGACGAAGTCTTCCCCGGCAACGATCCCGAACTCCAAGGGGCGCTCCGCAAGCGACTGGAGGCCGCCGGGGTCGACATCATGACCGGCGAGTTCGTCTCGAAGGTCGACGCCGACACCATCTACGTCGGCGGCGGCGAGGACGAGGACCCGACCGAACTCGACTACGACGTCTTCGTCTGGACCGGCGGGATCACGGGACAGGCCGAACTCGAAGACGCGGCCGTCGACAAGGACGACCGGAGCAATCGGGTGTACGCCGACCGCGACTTCCGGACGAGCGACGACCGGGTGTTCGCCATCGGCGACACGGCGCTGATCGAACAGGGACCGGAGGAGTTCGCGCCGCCGACCGCACAGGCCGCCTGGCAGGCCGCCGAAGTCGCCGGCGAGAACCTCGCCCGCGCCGTCGAGGGACGGTCGCTCGAGACCTGGACCTACGACGACAAGGGGACGCTCATCTCCGTGGGCGACGAGGCGGTCGCCCACGGGGTCGACCCGCTCCCGATCGATACGTTCGGCGGCGTCGGCGCCGAACTGCTGAAGAAAGCGGTCGCCGCACGCTGGATCGCGGACGTCTCCTCGCTCGGCCGGGCCATCGACGCCTGGTCGGACATGTAA
- a CDS encoding Rrf2 family transcriptional regulator produces MSSIELTSSQKTILTALINLHRETEDAVKGEDIADEVDRNPGTIRNQMQSLKALQLVEGVPGPKGGYKPTANAYEALDVDQMDEPAAVPLLHNGEPVDTANVGEIDLSSVHHPDLCRAEIHVQGSVREFHEGDKVRVGPTPLSKLVVDGTVDGKDDTDNILILRIDDMRAPAEQPEH; encoded by the coding sequence ATGTCATCAATCGAACTGACCTCGAGTCAGAAGACGATCCTGACCGCCCTCATCAACCTCCATCGCGAGACTGAGGACGCGGTGAAGGGGGAGGACATCGCCGACGAGGTCGACCGGAATCCGGGCACAATCCGCAACCAGATGCAGAGTCTCAAAGCGCTCCAACTCGTCGAGGGCGTACCGGGGCCGAAAGGCGGGTACAAGCCGACGGCCAACGCCTACGAGGCGCTCGACGTGGATCAGATGGACGAACCGGCCGCCGTGCCCCTGCTCCACAACGGCGAACCCGTCGACACGGCGAACGTGGGCGAGATCGACCTCTCGTCGGTCCACCACCCCGACCTGTGTCGGGCCGAGATCCACGTCCAGGGTTCGGTCCGGGAGTTCCACGAGGGCGACAAGGTGCGCGTCGGCCCCACGCCGCTCTCGAAACTCGTCGTCGACGGGACGGTCGACGGCAAGGACGACACCGACAACATCCTGATCCTGCGGATCGACGACATGCGGGCGCCCGCGGAACAGCCCGAGCACTGA
- a CDS encoding NAD-dependent epimerase/dehydratase family protein, translating into MRGKRVLVTGGAGFIGSNLANHLAADNDVVALDDCHLGTPENLDGVDAEGNADGPVEFVDGSVLDDDLPTDVDVVFHLAAYSSYTMVEENKREATRVNVEGFVNTVEQAREDGCDTVVYATTSSIYGSRTEPSPEEMDVEARTCYEASKLARERYGEYFGNHYDMTLAGLRFFSVYQGYGGAEEHKGEYANTVAQFADAIADGESPVLFGDGTQTRDFTHVDDVVRAIELVADHELDGVYNVGTGESYTFNTMVGMINDELGTDVDPEYVENPLPVYVHDTLADATKLREATGWEPEVGFEEGVARVCAPYKD; encoded by the coding sequence ATGAGAGGGAAACGAGTCCTCGTGACGGGCGGCGCGGGATTCATCGGTTCGAACCTGGCGAACCATCTCGCCGCCGACAACGATGTCGTCGCGCTCGACGACTGCCACCTCGGGACGCCCGAGAACCTCGACGGCGTCGACGCCGAGGGCAACGCCGACGGCCCCGTCGAGTTCGTCGACGGGAGCGTCCTCGACGACGACCTACCGACCGACGTGGACGTCGTCTTCCACCTCGCGGCCTACTCCTCCTATACGATGGTCGAGGAGAACAAACGCGAGGCCACGCGCGTCAACGTCGAGGGCTTCGTCAACACGGTCGAACAGGCCCGCGAGGACGGCTGTGACACCGTCGTCTACGCCACCACCTCCTCCATCTACGGCTCCCGGACCGAACCCTCGCCCGAGGAGATGGACGTCGAGGCGCGCACCTGCTACGAGGCGTCGAAGCTCGCCCGCGAGCGCTACGGCGAGTACTTCGGCAACCACTACGACATGACACTCGCCGGCCTGCGCTTTTTCTCGGTCTACCAGGGCTACGGCGGCGCCGAGGAACACAAAGGCGAGTACGCGAACACGGTGGCGCAGTTCGCCGACGCCATCGCCGACGGCGAGTCGCCCGTCCTCTTCGGCGACGGCACGCAGACCCGTGACTTCACCCACGTCGACGACGTGGTCCGAGCCATCGAACTCGTCGCCGACCACGAACTCGACGGGGTCTACAACGTCGGCACCGGCGAGAGCTACACGTTCAACACGATGGTCGGGATGATCAACGACGAACTCGGCACCGACGTCGACCCCGAGTACGTCGAGAACCCGCTGCCTGTCTACGTCCACGACACGCTGGCCGACGCCACGAAACTCCGCGAGGCCACCGGCTGGGAGCCCGAAGTGGGCTTCGAGGAGGGCGTCGCTCGCGTGTGTGCACCGTACAAGGACTGA
- the gyrA gene encoding DNA gyrase subunit A, with protein MSSDIPEDSAAPARRVETARIEQEMEQSYIDYAMSVIAGRALPDARDGLKPVHRRILYAMHEAGVTSRASHRKSSSVVGETMGDFHPHGDSAIYDALARMAQGFSMRAPLVDGQGNFGSVDGDPPAAMRYTEARMSPIAEELLADIGKDTVDFSTNYDGRKQEPDVLPAAFPNLLVNGSSGIAVGMSTNVPPHNLGEVIDATIHLIENPDCTVEDLMEHVVAPDFPTGANIVGRNAIYKAYKTGRGRLRVRAEMEADEDRIVVTELPYQANKARLIERIADDVNEGKLDGVRDLRDESDRDGIRIVIELKRGANPDVVKNQLLESHLETTFGVINLALVDGQPRVLDLKETLEVYLDHRREVVRRRSEYDLAEAEDRAHILDGRLTALENADEVVELIQDAADRDAAKAALKAAFDFSDDQVDHIVAMQLGSLTSMETAAIEEEYAEVQARIDRLEEILDNESELLGVIEDELREIKADYADERRTRIIEDDGEVTDEDLIPQEDTLVVVSEDDYIKRMSLSAFDPQHRGGKGIIGADLKEGDRVSSVFLANTHDYLLCFTNRGQVYKLKTYQVPEMGRTARGKSAVNLLDLDDGEEIEAVVDCESLEDDAERYLTMATRDGRVKRTAVDEFGNILSTGIRAIRLAEGDALVDVELTDGDHDLIVATGGGMSIRFDENEVRPMGRDARGVGGIKLEGSDHVVGLAAVDPTDHDWVLSVTDNGYGKRSPVDAYRQQSRYGKGLIDIKTNERNGPACAIDAVGPGDDLVVMSEDGQIIRTPVEDVSTVGRNTMGVIVMDLDAGDAVASVAVIPAERTGDGELDDA; from the coding sequence ATGAGCTCGGACATCCCCGAGGACTCGGCGGCGCCGGCCCGCCGGGTCGAGACGGCCCGGATCGAACAGGAGATGGAGCAGTCCTACATCGACTACGCGATGTCGGTCATCGCGGGACGGGCGCTCCCCGACGCCCGCGACGGCCTCAAACCCGTCCACCGACGCATCCTCTATGCCATGCACGAGGCGGGCGTCACCTCCCGGGCCTCTCACCGGAAGTCGTCCTCCGTCGTCGGCGAGACGATGGGCGACTTCCACCCCCACGGCGACTCAGCCATCTACGACGCGTTGGCGCGGATGGCCCAGGGCTTCTCGATGCGCGCGCCGTTGGTCGACGGCCAGGGCAACTTCGGCTCCGTCGACGGCGACCCGCCGGCGGCCATGCGCTACACCGAGGCCCGGATGTCACCCATCGCCGAGGAGTTGCTCGCGGACATCGGGAAGGACACCGTCGACTTCTCGACGAACTACGACGGGCGGAAACAGGAGCCCGACGTGTTGCCCGCGGCCTTCCCCAACCTGCTGGTCAACGGCTCCTCGGGCATCGCGGTCGGCATGTCGACGAACGTGCCGCCGCACAACCTCGGCGAGGTGATCGACGCGACGATCCACCTCATCGAGAACCCGGACTGCACCGTCGAGGACCTGATGGAACACGTCGTCGCGCCCGACTTCCCGACCGGCGCGAACATCGTCGGCCGCAACGCCATCTACAAGGCGTACAAGACGGGCCGGGGTCGCCTCCGGGTCCGGGCGGAGATGGAGGCCGACGAGGACCGCATCGTCGTCACGGAACTCCCCTACCAGGCGAACAAGGCGCGCCTGATCGAGCGCATCGCCGACGACGTCAACGAGGGGAAACTCGACGGCGTGCGCGACCTGCGCGACGAGTCCGACCGCGACGGCATCCGCATCGTGATCGAACTCAAGCGCGGGGCGAACCCGGACGTGGTGAAAAACCAGCTGCTCGAATCCCACCTCGAAACGACCTTCGGCGTCATCAACCTCGCGCTGGTGGACGGTCAGCCGAGGGTGCTCGACCTCAAGGAGACCCTGGAGGTCTACCTCGATCACCGGCGCGAGGTCGTCCGCCGGCGCAGCGAGTACGACCTCGCCGAGGCCGAGGACCGCGCTCACATCCTCGACGGGCGACTGACGGCTCTTGAGAACGCCGACGAGGTGGTCGAACTCATCCAGGACGCCGCGGACCGCGACGCCGCGAAGGCGGCGCTGAAAGCCGCCTTCGACTTCTCGGACGACCAGGTCGATCACATCGTCGCCATGCAACTCGGCAGCCTCACCTCGATGGAGACGGCCGCCATCGAGGAGGAGTACGCGGAGGTGCAAGCGCGGATCGACCGACTGGAGGAGATCCTGGACAACGAGTCCGAACTCCTCGGCGTCATCGAGGACGAACTCCGGGAGATCAAAGCCGACTACGCCGACGAGCGCCGCACCCGGATCATCGAGGACGACGGCGAGGTAACCGACGAGGACCTCATTCCCCAGGAGGACACTCTCGTCGTCGTCAGCGAGGACGACTACATCAAGCGGATGTCGCTGTCGGCGTTCGACCCCCAGCACCGCGGCGGCAAGGGGATCATCGGCGCGGACCTCAAGGAGGGCGACCGCGTCTCCTCGGTCTTCCTCGCGAACACCCACGACTACCTGCTCTGTTTCACCAACCGGGGGCAGGTGTACAAGCTGAAGACCTACCAGGTGCCCGAGATGGGCCGCACGGCCCGCGGCAAGTCGGCGGTGAACCTGCTCGACCTCGACGACGGCGAGGAGATCGAAGCGGTCGTCGACTGCGAGAGCCTGGAGGACGACGCGGAGCGCTATCTCACCATGGCGACCCGCGACGGTCGCGTGAAACGCACCGCAGTCGACGAGTTCGGCAACATCCTCTCGACCGGCATCCGGGCCATCCGCCTCGCCGAGGGTGACGCCCTCGTGGACGTCGAGTTGACCGACGGCGACCACGACCTGATCGTCGCCACCGGCGGCGGCATGAGCATCCGGTTCGACGAGAACGAGGTCCGACCCATGGGACGCGACGCCCGCGGCGTCGGCGGCATCAAACTCGAGGGCTCGGATCACGTCGTCGGCCTGGCCGCCGTCGACCCCACGGACCACGACTGGGTGCTGTCGGTGACCGACAACGGCTACGGCAAGCGCTCGCCGGTCGACGCCTACCGACAGCAGTCCCGCTACGGCAAGGGGCTGATCGACATCAAGACCAACGAGCGCAACGGTCCGGCCTGTGCCATCGACGCCGTCGGCCCCGGCGACGACCTCGTGGTGATGAGCGAGGACGGACAGATCATCCGAACGCCCGTCGAGGACGTCTCGACGGTCGGACGCAACACGATGGGCGTCATCGTGATGGATCTGGACGCCGGCGACGCCGTCGCCTCGGTGGCCGTGATCCCCGCCGAGCGGACGGGTGATGGCGAACTCGACGACGCCTGA